Proteins found in one Bremerella volcania genomic segment:
- a CDS encoding ABC transporter ATP-binding protein, with product MIELVDFGKDYGDFTAVKCLNLKIDAGEMFGFIGPNGAGKSTSIRFLATLLRASRGQGFVNGFNVADQPMDVRHSVGYMPDNFGVYDGMKVWEFLDFFAVAYKIPRSRRKAVITDVLELLDLTHKRNDFVNGLSRGMKQRLCLAKTLVHDPPVLILDEPASGLDPRARLEVKALLKELRKMGKTILISSHILTELADCCTSIGIIERGELLMSGSIEEVYRRIRKNRIINIKFVDGMDAGLSIIRSMPECVDVDVDRGQVTCELQTDDQGVASLLKKLVDNQINVRTFAEKDPTLEDVFMMVTKGLVT from the coding sequence ATGATTGAATTAGTCGACTTCGGCAAAGACTATGGCGATTTCACCGCAGTCAAGTGCCTGAACCTGAAGATCGACGCTGGCGAGATGTTCGGCTTCATCGGCCCTAACGGTGCCGGCAAAAGCACGAGCATCCGCTTCCTGGCCACGCTGCTGAGGGCATCGCGCGGGCAAGGCTTCGTCAACGGATTCAACGTCGCCGATCAGCCGATGGACGTGCGACATAGCGTGGGATACATGCCGGATAACTTCGGCGTGTACGACGGCATGAAGGTGTGGGAGTTTCTCGACTTCTTCGCCGTCGCCTACAAGATCCCCCGCAGCCGCCGCAAAGCGGTCATCACCGACGTGCTGGAACTGTTAGACCTGACGCACAAGCGCAACGACTTTGTGAACGGCCTGTCACGCGGGATGAAGCAGCGGCTGTGCCTGGCCAAGACGCTAGTGCACGATCCACCGGTGCTGATTCTGGACGAGCCCGCCAGCGGCCTCGACCCCCGGGCACGTTTGGAAGTGAAGGCACTGCTTAAAGAACTTCGCAAGATGGGGAAGACGATTCTCATCTCGAGCCACATCCTCACGGAACTGGCCGACTGCTGCACGTCGATCGGAATCATCGAGCGGGGCGAACTGCTGATGAGCGGCAGCATCGAAGAAGTTTACCGCCGCATCCGCAAAAACCGGATCATCAACATCAAGTTCGTCGACGGCATGGACGCCGGCCTGTCGATCATCCGCAGCATGCCGGAATGCGTCGACGTCGACGTCGACCGAGGTCAGGTCACGTGCGAATTACAAACCGACGACCAGGGAGTCGCCTCGCTGTTGAAGAAGCTGGTCGACAACCAGATCAACGTGCGAACCTTCGCCGAGAAAGATCCGACGCTGGAAGACGTGTTTATGATGGTGACCAAGGGGTTGGTGACCTAG
- a CDS encoding UDP-2,3-diacylglucosamine diphosphatase encodes MSRNRDRVRTLFFSDLHLGCPYARVEPFLDLLNQHEPQYIYIVGDFIDGWRLRKRWHWEPVYNAILSRLFEMSQTGTKIFYTPGNHDDFLRSFRFKFDFVEIADQFIHHCPNGRRILVTHGDKFDQVEKKAKWISVMGSFLYDSICWADERVNRWRRHYKLSRWPLAASIKKNVKSAVQFVSDFEDSLMLHAKSLECQGVICGHIHTPIVVEKHGITYYNTGDWIENSTALLEYADGRYEIIDVPHETNRDAAQVIPLDPAEVERRRQELMAAALGVDLRGSDEAPVLAVPFHADENM; translated from the coding sequence ATGTCGCGCAATCGAGATCGGGTTAGAACGTTATTCTTCAGCGATCTTCACTTGGGTTGTCCTTATGCCCGAGTCGAACCCTTCTTGGATCTGCTGAATCAACACGAACCACAATACATCTACATTGTGGGAGACTTCATCGATGGATGGCGTCTTCGCAAGCGTTGGCACTGGGAACCGGTTTACAACGCCATCCTGAGCCGCTTGTTCGAGATGTCGCAGACCGGGACGAAGATCTTCTACACGCCGGGCAATCACGACGACTTCCTCCGCAGTTTTCGCTTCAAATTTGATTTCGTCGAGATCGCCGACCAGTTCATCCACCACTGCCCTAATGGCCGTCGAATCCTCGTCACCCATGGCGATAAGTTCGACCAGGTCGAAAAGAAGGCCAAGTGGATTTCGGTGATGGGCTCGTTTCTGTACGACTCGATCTGCTGGGCCGACGAGCGGGTCAATCGTTGGCGGCGGCACTACAAGCTCAGCCGCTGGCCTTTGGCGGCTTCCATCAAGAAGAACGTCAAATCGGCGGTTCAGTTCGTCAGCGACTTTGAAGACAGCCTGATGTTGCATGCGAAGTCGCTTGAGTGTCAGGGAGTGATTTGCGGTCACATCCACACCCCGATCGTCGTCGAAAAACATGGCATTACCTACTACAACACCGGCGACTGGATCGAAAACAGCACCGCCTTGTTGGAATACGCCGACGGGCGTTATGAAATTATTGACGTGCCGCATGAAACCAATCGGGATGCCGCCCAGGTAATCCCCTTGGATCCAGCTGAGGTCGAACGACGCCGACAGGAACTGATGGCCGCGGCGCTCGGCGTCGACCTGCGGGGATCGGATGAAGCCCCCGTCCTGGCAGTTCCTTTCCATGCTGACGAGAACATGTAA
- a CDS encoding 3'-5' exoribonuclease YhaM family protein — MARRSITQLGENESINEVYVASSKQLRPNRQGNLYLQMQLSDKSGAVNAMMWNANEGIYKRFEDGDYIRIQGTSQFYNGAMQVIVSHIEKVDARDVDESDFMQVSPQRMDDMLKELAEHLRAIRNIHLRNLAECFLIDEALIARFRKSPAAVKNHHAYEGGLLEHVVNLIKVGKAIVPFYPQVDEDLLVMGILFHDMGKVDELSTDKGLAYSDEGQLIGHLVSGVSIVDRLTKEAEKLADEPFPEELALRIKHMVVSHHGKLEYGSPKVPMTAEALALHYIDSLDAHMHGFDKLLADDVNTDSRWTTYSPQFGRKLYKGGGEA; from the coding sequence ATGGCCAGAAGAAGCATTACTCAGTTGGGCGAAAACGAGAGCATCAACGAGGTTTACGTCGCTTCCAGTAAGCAGCTTCGTCCCAATCGCCAGGGCAACCTCTACCTGCAAATGCAACTTTCTGACAAATCGGGTGCCGTCAACGCCATGATGTGGAACGCCAACGAAGGCATCTACAAGCGTTTCGAAGATGGGGACTACATCCGAATCCAAGGGACTTCCCAGTTCTACAATGGGGCCATGCAGGTCATCGTCTCGCATATCGAGAAGGTCGATGCTCGCGATGTCGATGAGTCCGATTTCATGCAGGTCAGTCCCCAACGCATGGACGACATGCTGAAGGAACTGGCCGAGCATTTGCGGGCAATCCGCAATATTCACCTGCGGAATCTGGCGGAATGCTTCCTCATCGACGAGGCCCTGATCGCTCGCTTCCGCAAGTCGCCGGCCGCGGTGAAGAATCACCATGCCTACGAAGGTGGTTTGCTGGAGCACGTGGTCAATCTGATCAAGGTCGGCAAGGCGATCGTCCCGTTCTATCCGCAGGTCGACGAAGATCTGCTGGTGATGGGAATTCTCTTCCACGACATGGGCAAAGTCGACGAACTAAGCACCGATAAGGGGCTTGCTTACAGCGACGAAGGCCAGTTGATTGGCCACCTCGTAAGCGGTGTGAGCATCGTCGATCGCTTGACCAAGGAAGCCGAGAAACTGGCCGACGAACCTTTTCCGGAAGAGTTGGCGCTGCGAATCAAGCACATGGTGGTCAGCCATCATGGGAAGCTCGAGTATGGCAGTCCGAAGGTTCCAATGACGGCGGAAGCACTCGCCTTGCATTACATCGATAGCCTGGATGCCCACATGCATGGCTTCGATAAACTGCTGGCCGATGACGTGAACACCGACAGCCGCTGGACGACGTACAGTCCGCAATTCGGTCGAAAGCTCTACAAGGGTGGCGGCGAAGCCTAA
- a CDS encoding glycosyltransferase family protein, with protein sequence MAKIFYSMSGEGRGHAARVRTMTEHLRHEHELVLFAPNEAYDFLAPIYNTPDVPGVEVRKLPGLKFYYTKRRLDLSKSIYQGLKFLGQLNKNIRETTEILKSEKPDLIVSDFEPILPKAGRKCDIPVVSLNHQDFLLAYDLSSLPASLQWYAWAMGFVVKAHHVEKQATVVSSFFTPKLRPGYNDVVQVGPLLRPDVCQARPSEEGFILSYVRKATTDDTLQLLKSCDRPVKVYGLGKRPDDGPLTFHEIDEQRFTDDFIHCDALIGAAGNQSLGEAIYLGKPVLALPESSHHEQMINSHFLKEMGVGSWTAIETFAKSNLVSFLDGLSKFRENLAQYRGQTNGNPPALAAIRKHLPSTTLV encoded by the coding sequence ATGGCGAAAATCTTTTACAGCATGTCGGGTGAAGGGCGTGGACACGCGGCCCGAGTTCGGACGATGACGGAGCATCTCCGCCACGAGCATGAACTGGTCCTTTTCGCGCCCAACGAAGCTTACGACTTCCTCGCCCCGATCTACAACACGCCCGATGTACCTGGCGTGGAAGTTCGCAAATTGCCGGGGCTGAAGTTTTACTACACCAAGCGGCGGCTCGATCTCTCGAAATCGATTTACCAGGGACTCAAGTTCCTGGGACAATTGAATAAGAACATTCGAGAAACGACCGAGATCCTCAAAAGCGAGAAGCCTGATCTGATCGTTTCCGATTTCGAGCCGATCCTGCCCAAAGCGGGTCGCAAGTGCGACATCCCCGTGGTCAGCCTGAATCATCAGGACTTCCTGCTGGCCTACGATTTGTCGTCGCTACCGGCCAGTTTGCAGTGGTATGCATGGGCCATGGGGTTCGTCGTCAAGGCGCATCATGTCGAGAAGCAAGCGACGGTCGTTTCGTCCTTCTTCACGCCGAAGCTTCGCCCTGGCTACAACGACGTCGTGCAGGTTGGTCCCCTGCTCCGCCCCGATGTGTGCCAGGCACGGCCATCCGAAGAAGGTTTCATCCTGTCGTACGTCCGTAAAGCAACGACCGACGACACGCTCCAGCTACTGAAGTCGTGCGATCGACCGGTGAAGGTCTACGGCCTGGGCAAGCGTCCCGACGACGGTCCGTTGACCTTTCATGAAATTGATGAGCAAAGATTTACAGACGACTTTATTCACTGTGACGCGTTGATCGGCGCCGCAGGCAACCAGTCGCTCGGCGAGGCGATTTACCTGGGCAAGCCCGTGTTGGCCCTGCCTGAGTCCTCGCACCACGAGCAGATGATCAATTCCCACTTCCTGAAAGAGATGGGGGTGGGAAGCTGGACGGCGATCGAGACGTTCGCCAAGTCCAACCTCGTTTCGTTCCTCGATGGACTCTCGAAGTTCCGCGAGAACCTTGCCCAATACCGGGGGCAAACCAACGGCAATCCTCCGGCATTGGCTGCCATTCGCAAGCATCTGCCGTCGACGACATTGGTATAA
- the trpB gene encoding tryptophan synthase subunit beta: MESLGTASRNVPDPAGRFGPFGGRYVPETLTQALDQLTAEYEKAVKDPTFFEELKGLLRDFVGRPSPFYHAQRLSQQVGGAQIWLKREDTNHTGAHKINNTLGQALLTLRMGKKRVIAETGAGQHGVATATACAHFGIPCVVYMGEEDIRRQAPNVFSMKLLGAEVRPVTTGSRTLRDAINEAMRDWMASVEDTHYILGSVVGPHPFPRIVRDFQAVIGEEARQQSLDRLGKLPNKVVACVGGGSNAAGMFYPFVEDKEVELIGVEAGGRGPSAGDHASPLTYGEPGVLHGSYSFVMQDEDGQTCDVHSMSAGLDYPGVGPEHSYWKATGRVEYTCCEDDDAMKGFDALAAAEGILPALESSHAISKAMEVAAKMPKDQVVLVCLSGRGDKDAAEIARLKGVKY; encoded by the coding sequence ATGGAAAGTCTAGGTACCGCCAGTCGTAATGTTCCTGATCCTGCTGGCCGCTTTGGTCCGTTCGGGGGGCGATACGTCCCTGAAACGTTAACCCAGGCTCTCGACCAACTCACGGCCGAATACGAAAAGGCCGTCAAAGACCCGACGTTTTTCGAAGAGCTGAAGGGCCTGTTGCGAGACTTCGTCGGGCGTCCGTCCCCTTTCTATCATGCCCAGCGGCTGAGCCAGCAAGTCGGTGGTGCCCAGATCTGGCTCAAGCGCGAAGACACCAATCACACCGGCGCGCATAAAATCAACAACACGCTCGGGCAAGCGCTGCTGACCTTGCGGATGGGCAAGAAGCGAGTCATCGCCGAAACGGGCGCGGGCCAGCACGGCGTCGCCACGGCAACGGCGTGTGCTCACTTCGGCATCCCCTGCGTCGTTTACATGGGGGAAGAAGACATTCGCCGTCAGGCCCCCAACGTCTTCAGCATGAAGCTGCTCGGAGCGGAAGTTCGTCCCGTGACCACCGGTTCGCGCACCTTGCGCGACGCCATCAACGAAGCGATGCGCGACTGGATGGCGTCGGTAGAAGACACGCATTACATCCTGGGTAGCGTCGTCGGGCCGCATCCGTTTCCGCGGATCGTCCGTGACTTCCAAGCCGTGATCGGGGAAGAAGCCCGGCAGCAAAGTCTCGACCGCCTCGGAAAGTTACCCAACAAAGTGGTCGCCTGCGTCGGTGGCGGTAGCAATGCGGCGGGCATGTTCTACCCATTCGTGGAAGACAAAGAGGTCGAGCTGATCGGGGTCGAAGCTGGCGGACGCGGCCCCAGCGCCGGCGATCACGCTTCGCCGCTCACCTATGGCGAACCTGGCGTGCTGCATGGCAGTTACAGCTTCGTCATGCAGGACGAAGACGGCCAGACGTGCGACGTCCATTCGATGTCGGCCGGCCTGGACTACCCCGGCGTTGGCCCCGAACACAGCTACTGGAAAGCGACCGGCCGCGTCGAGTACACATGCTGCGAAGACGACGACGCGATGAAAGGCTTCGATGCTCTGGCCGCTGCCGAAGGTATTCTGCCGGCGTTGGAGTCATCGCATGCGATTTCCAAAGCGATGGAAGTGGCCGCCAAGATGCCAAAGGATCAGGTCGTCCTCGTGTGCCTGTCTGGCCGCGGAGACAAAGACGCCGCCGAGATCGCCCGCCTCAAAGGCGTGAAGTATTAA
- the mutM gene encoding bifunctional DNA-formamidopyrimidine glycosylase/DNA-(apurinic or apyrimidinic site) lyase: protein MPELPEVETMRRGVLGLVGGRIETFEKLPCQRRPIGITPTAGVLRKKLVGRTIQRIDRLGKRVLLVLDDQSRLMFEPRMTGLVLISDPPTHDHLRVRLTLTGTTHRELLYWDRRGLGSVRWFSAEQFANEFHQGRLGPDALDVDASTFREKFSSTRQPIKVALLDQRRIAGIGNLYASEILHLAKVHPAKPCNQLSAQAWKRIHACMVEVLELAIRYEGSTLNDGTYRNALNQNGRYQNEHRVYAKQGEVCRSCGKAVIVRTVQAQRATFHCPRCQKGK from the coding sequence TTGCCGGAACTTCCTGAAGTCGAAACGATGCGCCGGGGCGTTTTGGGCCTTGTTGGCGGGCGAATCGAGACGTTTGAAAAACTTCCCTGCCAGCGACGACCGATCGGCATTACCCCCACCGCTGGAGTGCTCCGTAAGAAGCTCGTGGGGCGAACGATCCAGCGCATCGATCGGCTCGGAAAACGGGTTCTTCTGGTCCTGGACGACCAATCACGGCTCATGTTCGAGCCTCGTATGACTGGGTTGGTTCTCATTTCCGATCCTCCGACACACGATCACCTGCGCGTGCGGCTGACCCTCACCGGCACCACGCACCGAGAGCTTTTGTACTGGGACCGTCGCGGGCTGGGATCGGTTCGGTGGTTTTCGGCCGAGCAATTTGCAAACGAATTCCACCAGGGTCGGCTCGGGCCCGATGCCCTGGACGTCGACGCAAGCACCTTTCGCGAGAAGTTTTCCTCCACGCGGCAGCCGATTAAGGTCGCACTGCTCGATCAACGCCGGATTGCGGGCATTGGGAATCTTTACGCGTCGGAGATCCTGCATCTGGCGAAGGTCCATCCAGCCAAGCCGTGCAATCAACTTTCTGCCCAGGCCTGGAAGCGGATTCATGCGTGCATGGTCGAAGTGCTGGAACTGGCCATTCGCTACGAGGGATCGACCTTAAACGACGGGACCTATCGGAACGCGCTCAATCAGAACGGCAGATATCAGAACGAGCATCGCGTGTATGCCAAGCAGGGAGAAGTATGCCGTTCGTGCGGTAAAGCGGTGATTGTGCGGACGGTCCAGGCACAGCGTGCGACGTTTCATTGCCCCCGCTGTCAGAAGGGGAAATAG
- the rnr gene encoding ribonuclease R encodes MEIEEIEAKLLSHVNAPNYQPVKPKVIAKKLGLTEDDRKPFKRALKRLIRKGLVRYGANHLVKKPSAEDGDKRIVGRYQRNAKGFGFVRPQGVAASKGREADIFVPPRRGMDAATGDLVMIRTYLGRGPGGDQRLCGEVVEVVERETHCFVGTYYEIHGMALVQVDGRIFAEPIPVGDPGAKNAQPEDKVVIEMVRFPSHAHDGEAVIVEVLGKRGEPGVDLMSIIVEYDLPREFPEDALEVAREQAELFDESIPEGRRDFTPDTVITIDPIDARDFDDAISLERLDNGHWILGVHIADVSHFVPEGSALDVEARNRATSVYLPDKVIPMLPETISNNLASLQPDKVRYTRTAIIEFTPEGARVNCEVCKGAIRSKRRFAYEEVDEYLADREPWKEKLTPEVFSLLGSMHELAMMLRKRRFARGSMELSMPELKLDINKDGEVIGAHTVENTESHQIIEEFMLAANEAVAEALFDRELFFLRRAHASPDPKKLADLTEFVRDLGIECESLESRFEIIRVLNEVKGKPEQAAVNYAVLRSMQKAVYSPDEIGHYALASEHYCHFTSPIRRYPDLTIHRMFDQIEHGVRPPQDFGQMQLEGEHCSEREQRAADAERELVKIKLLTYMSTRIGEEVNAVVTGVESFGLFVQALEIPADGLVRIDSLNDDFYRYDATTHSLVGHHEGNSFRLGDVLTVRIARVDLDRRELDYQFVEKTGEQSTKQPAKSLGGRSGGGKFKPKVQSSSMKFSTQSSRPKKGSRSADKGKGGTTPSRPKKEKRSKRRGR; translated from the coding sequence ATGGAAATAGAAGAAATCGAAGCAAAGTTACTCAGTCACGTTAACGCACCGAATTATCAACCGGTCAAACCAAAAGTCATCGCCAAGAAGTTGGGCCTTACCGAGGACGATCGGAAGCCCTTCAAGCGAGCCCTGAAGCGGCTCATTCGGAAAGGATTGGTTCGCTACGGAGCCAATCATCTGGTGAAAAAGCCCTCGGCGGAGGATGGCGATAAGCGAATCGTCGGCCGCTACCAGCGCAACGCCAAAGGTTTTGGATTCGTCCGTCCACAAGGGGTTGCCGCCTCGAAAGGACGCGAAGCCGACATCTTCGTCCCTCCGCGACGCGGGATGGATGCCGCCACTGGCGACCTCGTCATGATCCGCACTTACCTGGGGCGTGGTCCCGGCGGCGATCAGCGCCTGTGTGGTGAAGTGGTCGAGGTGGTCGAGCGCGAAACGCATTGTTTCGTCGGCACCTATTATGAAATCCACGGCATGGCCCTGGTCCAGGTCGATGGTCGTATCTTCGCCGAGCCGATTCCTGTTGGGGATCCCGGGGCGAAGAATGCTCAGCCGGAAGACAAAGTCGTCATCGAAATGGTCCGCTTTCCTTCCCATGCCCACGACGGCGAAGCGGTCATCGTGGAAGTGCTGGGCAAACGGGGCGAACCAGGCGTCGACTTGATGTCGATCATCGTCGAATACGACCTGCCGCGCGAGTTCCCCGAAGATGCCCTGGAGGTGGCCCGCGAACAGGCCGAACTGTTCGACGAGTCGATCCCCGAAGGGCGTCGCGACTTCACCCCTGACACGGTCATCACGATCGACCCGATCGATGCCCGAGACTTCGACGATGCGATCAGTCTGGAGCGGCTGGACAACGGGCACTGGATCCTGGGCGTACACATCGCCGACGTCTCGCACTTTGTCCCCGAAGGAAGTGCGCTCGACGTCGAAGCTCGCAATCGCGCGACCAGCGTCTACCTGCCCGACAAAGTCATTCCGATGTTGCCGGAGACGATCAGCAACAACCTGGCCAGCCTGCAGCCTGACAAGGTTCGCTACACGCGAACGGCGATCATCGAGTTCACCCCGGAAGGAGCCCGGGTGAACTGTGAAGTTTGCAAAGGAGCGATCCGCAGCAAGCGCCGCTTCGCCTACGAAGAGGTGGACGAGTATTTGGCCGATCGCGAGCCCTGGAAAGAGAAACTCACGCCGGAGGTCTTTAGCTTGCTCGGTAGCATGCACGAACTGGCGATGATGCTCCGCAAGCGTCGATTCGCTCGCGGTAGCATGGAACTGAGCATGCCGGAATTGAAGCTCGACATCAATAAAGATGGCGAAGTGATTGGTGCCCACACGGTGGAAAACACCGAGAGCCATCAAATCATTGAAGAGTTCATGCTCGCGGCCAACGAAGCCGTGGCCGAAGCCCTGTTCGACCGCGAGCTCTTCTTTTTGCGTCGTGCCCATGCTTCGCCAGATCCCAAGAAGCTGGCCGACCTGACCGAGTTCGTCCGCGATCTTGGTATCGAGTGCGAAAGCCTGGAAAGCCGGTTCGAGATCATCCGAGTCTTGAACGAGGTCAAAGGCAAGCCGGAGCAAGCCGCCGTCAACTATGCCGTCCTGCGAAGCATGCAGAAGGCCGTTTACAGTCCCGACGAGATCGGCCACTACGCCCTGGCGAGCGAGCATTATTGCCATTTCACCTCGCCAATTCGCCGCTACCCCGACCTGACGATCCATCGCATGTTCGACCAGATCGAGCATGGCGTGCGTCCGCCGCAAGACTTCGGCCAGATGCAGCTTGAAGGAGAGCATTGCAGCGAACGCGAACAACGCGCGGCCGATGCCGAACGGGAACTGGTCAAGATCAAACTGCTCACCTACATGAGTACCCGCATCGGCGAAGAAGTCAACGCGGTGGTTACCGGGGTCGAGTCGTTCGGGCTGTTTGTCCAGGCACTGGAAATCCCGGCCGACGGTCTGGTGCGGATCGATTCGCTCAACGACGACTTCTACCGTTACGATGCCACCACCCATAGCCTGGTCGGACATCACGAGGGGAATTCGTTCCGGCTGGGGGATGTGCTGACGGTGCGAATTGCCCGGGTCGACCTCGATCGACGCGAACTTGATTACCAGTTCGTCGAAAAGACCGGCGAACAGAGTACCAAGCAGCCTGCCAAATCACTTGGCGGACGCTCTGGCGGTGGCAAGTTCAAGCCGAAGGTCCAAAGCTCGAGCATGAAGTTCTCGACCCAGTCGAGTCGGCCCAAAAAAGGCAGCCGGAGTGCCGACAAGGGCAAAGGGGGCACCACGCCGTCACGCCCGAAGAAAGAGAAACGCTCGAAACGACGGGGGCGGTAA
- a CDS encoding pyridoxal phosphate-dependent aminotransferase, whose product MTHPWIAQRTASFDSSGIRKVFDLAANMTDPINLSIGQPDFDVPQEVKDAAIDAIQGGKNGYALTQGMPILREKLQAQINDEYGHADRKVFVSSGTSGGLVLSMLAMVNPGDEVIIFDPYFVMYTSLVRLVGGVPVVLSTYPDFQIDVQKVATAITDKTKLILLNSPANPTGVVAKKEVVQAVSKLAQEKNIAIVSDEIYRVFTYDDSFCSPATYNENTIVIDGFSKSYGMTGWRLGFVHGPSAVIDTMIKLQQYTFVCAPQPVQWAGAAAMEVDMSSHVKDYGKKRDRLIDGISDLYEITKPGGAFYIFPKAPWGTGTEFVTKAIENNLLIIPGNIFSSQDTHFRISYAASDETIDRGIEVLRKLAQEGG is encoded by the coding sequence ATGACCCATCCCTGGATTGCCCAGCGTACGGCTTCTTTCGATTCGAGCGGAATCCGTAAGGTTTTCGACCTGGCGGCGAACATGACCGATCCGATCAATCTGTCGATCGGCCAGCCTGACTTCGATGTCCCGCAGGAAGTCAAAGACGCGGCGATCGATGCGATCCAAGGGGGCAAGAATGGCTACGCGCTGACCCAGGGCATGCCCATCCTGCGAGAAAAGCTGCAAGCCCAGATCAACGACGAGTATGGCCATGCCGACCGCAAGGTCTTCGTTTCGTCCGGAACCAGCGGTGGGCTCGTGTTGTCGATGCTGGCCATGGTCAACCCCGGGGACGAGGTGATCATCTTCGATCCCTATTTCGTCATGTACACTTCGCTAGTCAGGCTGGTTGGGGGTGTGCCGGTCGTGCTGAGCACCTACCCCGACTTTCAGATCGACGTGCAGAAGGTGGCCACTGCGATCACCGACAAGACGAAGCTGATCCTGCTCAACAGCCCCGCGAACCCGACGGGCGTGGTTGCCAAGAAGGAAGTCGTCCAGGCCGTTTCCAAGCTGGCCCAGGAAAAGAACATCGCCATCGTCTCGGACGAGATCTACCGCGTGTTTACCTACGACGACAGCTTTTGCTCGCCGGCGACCTACAACGAAAACACGATCGTAATCGATGGCTTCTCCAAGAGCTACGGTATGACCGGTTGGCGATTGGGTTTCGTGCACGGACCTTCGGCGGTGATCGATACGATGATCAAACTGCAGCAGTACACGTTCGTGTGTGCTCCGCAGCCGGTCCAATGGGCCGGGGCCGCGGCCATGGAAGTCGATATGTCTTCACACGTCAAAGACTACGGCAAGAAGCGTGATCGTTTGATCGATGGCATTTCGGACCTTTACGAGATCACAAAACCGGGGGGCGCGTTCTACATCTTCCCGAAGGCTCCTTGGGGAACCGGGACCGAGTTCGTTACCAAGGCGATCGAGAACAACCTGCTGATCATCCCCGGCAACATCTTCAGCAGCCAGGACACGCACTTCCGCATCTCGTACGCAGCTTCCGACGAAACGATCGATCGTGGAATCGAAGTGCTAAGAAAGCTGGCCCAAGAAGGAGGCTAG
- the trpA gene encoding tryptophan synthase subunit alpha — translation MSAVDRAFETLRSQNKKALVPFVTAGDPSLEITAAALTELGKRGAAVCEVGIPYSDPIADGPVIQASYTRALDKKIKLKSILETIGSVTPNLPCPVVTMISYAIIHRHGPEKYLDMAQAAGVSGAIVPDLLVEESDAFAKLCQERDFSLIQLVTPTTSKERAKKIVETSTGFIYYVSVAGITGERTELPTNIVDNVKWLKSQTDLPICIGFGINKPEHVHMLKEACDGVIVGSAIVRRLCEAETKPQEQVIQEVGDYADSLLEALNG, via the coding sequence ATGTCCGCCGTCGATCGAGCTTTTGAAACCCTGCGTTCGCAAAACAAAAAAGCGCTAGTTCCGTTCGTCACCGCAGGCGATCCTTCGTTGGAGATCACCGCCGCGGCACTGACCGAACTGGGCAAGCGTGGGGCGGCCGTGTGCGAAGTGGGGATTCCTTACAGCGATCCGATCGCCGACGGACCGGTCATTCAGGCTTCGTACACGCGGGCACTTGATAAGAAGATCAAGCTGAAGTCGATCCTTGAAACGATCGGCAGCGTCACGCCAAACCTTCCCTGTCCTGTAGTCACGATGATCAGCTACGCGATCATTCACCGTCATGGCCCTGAGAAGTACCTGGACATGGCCCAGGCAGCCGGCGTCAGCGGCGCGATTGTGCCAGATTTGCTCGTCGAAGAATCAGACGCGTTCGCCAAGCTGTGCCAGGAGCGTGACTTCAGCCTGATTCAGTTGGTCACACCAACCACCTCCAAAGAACGCGCCAAGAAGATCGTCGAAACGTCGACCGGCTTCATCTATTACGTCTCGGTCGCTGGCATCACCGGCGAACGCACCGAACTGCCGACGAACATCGTCGACAACGTCAAATGGCTCAAAAGCCAGACCGATCTGCCCATCTGCATCGGCTTCGGCATCAACAAGCCGGAACACGTCCACATGCTCAAAGAAGCGTGCGACGGCGTAATCGTCGGCTCGGCCATCGTCCGCCGCCTGTGCGAAGCGGAAACCAAACCGCAAGAGCAGGTCATCCAGGAAGTGGGCGACTACGCCGACTCGCTACTGGAAGCCCTGAACGGTTAA